In the Dolichospermum flos-aquae CCAP 1403/13F genome, TGTTGACTTAAATCTGACGTATCTTACGGTTAATAACAAACTATCTGCTTTGTTGAACTTAGAGAAAGAAAATATTAAAGGAATGCTGGCTGGTGGAAGTTGCAAAAAGCAAAGTGTGCAAATGCAGCAATTACTTGACTCCCCAGTGGGAACTGAAATAACTTGGGAGTATTATTTTAAAGATACTTGTTTAGCTGTTTCCTCCAAACGACACGAGTTTTTTATTGTCAATCAAGCTGTTGATATTACTGAAAGAAAACACCTAGAGGAAAAACTTAAAGCATCTAATGAGAGAAATGGAATATTACTCAGGGCTATTCCCGAAACTATTAAGTCAGGGGCGGGAAGACATTCTACTGATGAGTTTGAGTTTTTGGTGAAATCTTTAACTGAAAATCCCATTGTTGACCGACAATCAATTGAAACATTAATTAGATTAGAAATTCAAGTTAGGGAAAACTCTGCCAAAATGCAACAAGTTGAAAAAATGCTTTTATGGGAAGATTCTTCATTGATGAGCAGAGTCAAAGCATTAGAGGTTTATCAACAAAACGATGATGAGAACTGGGAACAACTTGCAGAAAGCAGAAATAAAATCAATGATTTATCTAAAATTGTGGGGATTCTTACTAGCATTCCCGGTGGTTTGAAATCTTGGTTTATTATGTTTATAATATTCCAAATGCTAGGAATTTTCGTTATAGATGTAGGTGTTAGATTGTTTGATTTGGAAACCTTGATACCAATTGAAAGAAAAAATCAATAGCTCACACCAGTTTTTTGATCTTTTTGATCTCATAAGGCAATAAACCACATCTACTTTGAAACCCATAGTTTTTTCTTAATCGGGTTTTATTCCCAAATCCTATGCTCTTCTCTGTTCCCGTATCATTATTAATTCCTCACCTCTAATTATGTTGTTTAAAAATCAACAAGCCGAACTATTACCACAGTTATCTACAGAAATCTTAGTACCAGAAGGTTAGTTAACCTCCATCCAAGACTTTAAATACTGTATAATTTCATCCACAAAATTCTGCGCTCTCTCAAATAAAGCCATTGCTGACTCCATATCTGGTTCTAACATTTCTCCATAATCACTTGCTTGTCGTTCATCAAATGCCCGATGAAAACTCCGCGATAACTCCTTAGAAAAAATTCCTGTCTTCACAAACTCACGATCAAAAAAACTAACTATTCCACTATGTTTAGAACTGCCTAAACCTTTAGTTGCTAAAAGACCCAGTGCCGCATAAAACATTGCATAATAAGAACGATTGATAGTACCACGAAAAGCTGATTGATTGAGTAAAATCTTTGCTTCTCTTAAAGTTTCTTCACTTTCGGATAAACGGTACTCAATTAATAACTTTAGTTGCTGATTTATCATACAATAATACCTTCTTGTAATACCTTAGACAGTAAGGGACTAGCCCCCATAGCTCCCCTTTCTACCTGTGCTTCTGTGACGACAAAGGTGGAAATAACCATATCATATTTAAAACCTACTTCCCACGCCAAATCACTAATTTTTTCTCGGCATGATCTATCTAATTCAGTAATTTTAATAAACACATCTAAATCTGATTCTTCTGTAGCATCACCCCGCGCTCTTGAACCAAATACCCGTAAATCCAAAATGGGAATTATCGCTTCTAGTCGAGAGCGAAACTCTGAAACAATTTTTCGATCACTATCCTGTATCATTTCTATTCCTCTAAAGAAAAACCAATCTTTGCTAAATGTTCCTTAATCTTTCTATTTAAATAATAAAGCAATTCCTGTTTGTTTATAACCGGGATTTAATTTAAGTTCTAAATCTTGAACAAATCCCTATAATTTCATAACTCCATCTCCCAATCCTCATATTGTAACTCTTCTATTCGGCTAAACTCTCCCACATTATGAGTCACCAAAACTAAATTATTAGCAATAGCGATTGCAGCAATTTGTAAATCATAAACTCCTATTGGTGTTCCCTTTTTCTTCAAATCAGAACGAATATAAGCACAAACTTTTGCTGCATCTTTATCAAAACTAAGAATTCTAAACTGACTCAGAAAACGCTCTAATTTCTTGATATTACTCTCTATTTTTTGGCTACAAAAAGCTCCATAAAAAAGTTCAAATGCAACTACTGTAGACAAATTAATATTCTCAGGGCTTTGTTCTGACAATTTTTGAACAACTAACTGATTGCTATTATTAAGCAACTTGATGCAAACATTAGTATCAAGTAAATATGTCATAACAAAAAATCTCTCTCCTGCGCTTCTGCTTGATGCTCCCTAACCAGTGGTTCTCCTTCCCATCCACCAATAACTTCCTCAAAAAAACCAGGAAACCAGCCCCTATTTTCAGGCGTAATTATAGGTGTATTTTCCGTGACATCTTCAAGAATAGATGTGATTTCTTCTTCTAAAGTCCGTTGATGACTTTGAGCAAGATATTTGAGTTTTTCAAGAACGATAGGATTAAGCTTTTGCAAAATAACTGGAGTCATAAAACCTATAAAGTAAAACCAACCTTAGCTAAC is a window encoding:
- a CDS encoding HEPN domain-containing protein — encoded protein: MINQQLKLLIEYRLSESEETLREAKILLNQSAFRGTINRSYYAMFYAALGLLATKGLGSSKHSGIVSFFDREFVKTGIFSKELSRSFHRAFDERQASDYGEMLEPDMESAMALFERAQNFVDEIIQYLKSWMEVN
- a CDS encoding nucleotidyltransferase family protein, whose protein sequence is MIQDSDRKIVSEFRSRLEAIIPILDLRVFGSRARGDATEESDLDVFIKITELDRSCREKISDLAWEVGFKYDMVISTFVVTEAQVERGAMGASPLLSKVLQEGIIV
- the vapC gene encoding type II toxin-antitoxin system tRNA(fMet)-specific endonuclease VapC, which translates into the protein MTYLLDTNVCIKLLNNSNQLVVQKLSEQSPENINLSTVVAFELFYGAFCSQKIESNIKKLERFLSQFRILSFDKDAAKVCAYIRSDLKKKGTPIGVYDLQIAAIAIANNLVLVTHNVGEFSRIEELQYEDWEMEL